A single genomic interval of Dysidea avara chromosome 8, odDysAvar1.4, whole genome shotgun sequence harbors:
- the LOC136264916 gene encoding uncharacterized protein has protein sequence MLNDRPLTYVNSDLQDPQPLTPSHLLYGRRIQQVPRPLNDDEEINDPSYVDSIDLRKRADKLTQLIGHFTSRWKKECLTSLREFYKSTKQSKQSKQMISKGDIVIGNDDQVRAAHIRTSTHATTRPVSKLYPLEVQDIEQNGPAITEDVESPTNNIVNEDVQNTATIRTRSMRAAASKAIQKMKEWNGLLGLPPEDV, from the exons ATGTTAAATGATAGACCACTCACTTATGTTAATTCTGATTTACAAGACCCTCAACCATTAACACCATCCCACCTACTTTATGGTAGGAGAATACAGCAAGTTCCTCGCCCCCTCAATGATGATGAAGAAATCAATGATCCAAGTTATGTTGACAGCATAGACCTCAGGAAAAGAGCAGATAAATTGACACAATTGATTGGACATTTTACCTCACGATGGAAGAAAGAGTGTTTAACATCATTACGAGAATTCTACAAGAGCACCAAGCAGAGCAAGCAGAGTAAACAGATGATAAGTAAAGGGGATATAGTGATT GGCAATGATGATCAAGTGCGAGCTGCTCATATAAGAACAAGCACTCATGCAACAACGAGACCAGTTTCCAAATTATATCCTCTGGAAGTACAGGACATAGAACAGAATGGCCCTGCCATCACAGAAGATGTTGAATCACCAACTAATAACATAGTTAATGAAGATGTCCAGAACACAGCTACAATTCGTACACGCTCAATGAGAGCAGCTGCTTCTAAGGCAATCCAGAAGATGAAAGAATGGAATGGTTTGCTCGGCCTGCCCCCGGAGGATGTCTAG